Genomic segment of Thermodesulfobium sp. 4217-1:
CATTAATCTTTTTTACTTCAATAAAAACCTTATTTTTCTTGTTAGATCTTAATGAGTAATCAACTCTTTTATCATTAACAGAGTATTCAGGGAAAACGCTTTCTATGTCAAACACATTCCATTTTAAGGCATTAAGTATTGGTAAAATAACACTTTGCTTGGTAGCCTCCTCGTTCAACAACCTCTGTCTGCCATCTTTTTTAAGCTCTCTTATAAAATCCAACAACTTTTTATTGATTTCTTGCTCTGATATTGCATCTGGCATAAAGACCACCTCTTTAAACTATTTTTTATAACTACATCATAAAGTTAAATTTATATTTTATCTAACAAAAGGATTTAAACTCTCATTGTTTAAAAAATAAAAAACCTTTAGTTAAAATAATCAACCATATAATTTACATAATCTAAATTAAAGTTTCTCACAAACTAAAACAATTAACTTTTCTATAACTTTATTGAATTCTTCGGATGGCAACTTGTAAATAAATTTGATTTTTGCTTTCCAATCAAGACTTTTTACTTGGTAAAATAATATCGCACCTTTTACTTCAATAATTTCATCAGGAATTAATACCTCAAATGGATAACCTTTTTTTGATTTGTTATCGGGCAAAGAACTGCTAATCTAACTTTACCATTATAAGCTTTTGGAGACAAAACCAAAGCTGGTCTATAACCTGCCTGCTCATGTCCAGTTTGTGGGTTAAACATGATCCAAATAATGTCTCCTTTATCTGGAATATATTCCATATTTCATCAAATCTAATTCCCTACAACAAAGCCCGTGTCAACTTCATGATGAATGTTGTTATCTGTGATGCCAGATAGTAGCTCATTAAGTGTCTAATCTGATTTAGAAATAGGCTTAATAACTATTTCGTTTTTTATTTTGCTTATTTCTACTAGAGACTTGTTGTTTAGCTGCATTTCAGAAGCAAGTGGTTTTGGTATTCTTATAACAAGACTATTGCCCCACTTTTTAACTTTTGCACGCATAAAACTGCCTCCAATTCGTTTATACAAAAACGATACACTATTTATTTGGTTTCTTCAAGACTAACATTTTTAAATTTTC
This window contains:
- a CDS encoding AbrB/MazE/SpoVT family DNA-binding domain-containing protein, which codes for MRAKVKKWGNSLVIRIPKPLASEMQLNNKSLVEISKIKNEIVIKPISKSD